One segment of Setaria viridis chromosome 4, Setaria_viridis_v4.0, whole genome shotgun sequence DNA contains the following:
- the LOC117854064 gene encoding SKP1-like protein 1B: MASPTMFTLISCDDERFEVTEAAANMSQTIRHMIEDGCADGGVPLPNVDAKTLAKVLEYCNRHAAAAAASPEPAAAGPAATASASAGKDDDDDLASFDKAFVDVDKDTLYNLLLASNYLEVKGLLDLTCQKVADMIKGKVPDQIRQTFGIKNDFSPEEYEEIRKEYSWAFE, encoded by the coding sequence ATGGCTTCCCCGACGATGTTCACGCTCATCAGCTGCGACGACGAGCGCTTCGAggtgacggaggcggcggccaacATGTCGCAGACCATCCGCCACATGATCGAGGACGGCtgcgccgacggcggcgtccCGCTCCCCAACGTCGACGCCAAGACCCTCGCCAAGGTGCTCGAGTACTGCAAcaggcacgccgccgccgccgccgcgagccccgagcctgctgctgccggccccgccgccaccgcgagcGCCTCGGCGGgcaaggacgacgacgacgatctgGCGAGCTTCGACAAGGCGTTCGTGGACGTCGACAAGGACACGCTGTACAACCTCCTGCTGGCCTCCAACTACCTCGAGGTCAAGGGGTTGCTGGACCTCACCTGCCAGAAGGTCGCCGACATGATCAAGGGCAAGGTGCCGGACCAGATCAGGCAGACGTTCGGGATCAAGAACGACTTCTCGCCCGAGGAGTACGAGGAGATCCGCAAGGAGTACTCATGGGCTTTCGAGTAG